A stretch of Melospiza melodia melodia isolate bMelMel2 chromosome 24, bMelMel2.pri, whole genome shotgun sequence DNA encodes these proteins:
- the MTNAP1 gene encoding uncharacterized protein C17orf80 homolog — MAAGTELCPHCGRPFKRLRAHLPHCKAAPAARPGPGPGSAARPVPSSARGARPSPASAPGAAPASNPQPSAASGSAPEPSPAPRPHPAPGTGPAAPGCGPGAVQDVARSLDLHPEEVEDVPQRLREGVKVVIEKHRARVVREKEPRSRGERTEPGPAPRKCAPKSRSKEAPSQGAAGSGSSKAGKSGLKATKTPREPAESSDSPGDLVQKKGRDKPRAGGERSEPPVCALQPRSLRLAPAEPIGAHGRGTAGNELGLRGEAVLEPTVSTAPGLALQTQPLPSPGTAPGLALQTQPIPSLGTAPGLALPLTPQTQPSLSPALPLTPQTQPPCSARGLEWFPELYPESGGLRMFPGSRFHEDVRITVETARGGLAPGQQGPLADRPLLEVRLGELHTWISTCSFSAQGLLGAAQRAWGSYCAKYIHVKQGGPAGISMLLAGYCLLSYGWNYQHFKRHRWRKYH, encoded by the exons ATGGCGGCGGGGACGGAGCTGTGCCCGCACTGCGGGCGGCCCTTCAAGCGGCTCCGCGCGCACCTCCCGCACTGCAAAGCAGCACCGGCAGCAcgccccgggccgggccccggCAGCGCCGCGCGGCCCGTCCCGAGCAGTGCCCGAGGTGCCCGCCCGAGCCCCGCCAGCGCACCGGGAGCGGCGCCGGCATCGAACCCTCAGCCCTCCGCCGCCAGCGGCAGCGCCCCGGAGCCGAGCCCAGCGCCGCGTCCTCACCCGGCCCCCGGTACCGGCCCTGCCGCCCCCGGTTGCGGCCCCGGCGCGGTGCAGGACGTGGCCCGCAGCCTGGACCTGCACCCCGAGGAGGTGGAGgatgtgccccagaggctgcgggAAGGGGTGAAGGTGGTGATCGAGAAGCACCGAGCCAGGGTGGTGCGGGAGAAGGAGCCGCGGAGCCGCGGGGAACGCACggagcccggccccgctccccgcaaATGTGCCCCGAAATCGCGGAGCAAGGAGGCGCCGAGCCAGGGAGCGGCGGGGAGCGGGAGCTCCAAGGCAGGGAAAAGCGGCTTAAAGGCGACAAAGACACCGCGAGAGCCCGCTGAGAGCAGCGACAGCCCCGGTGACCTCGTCCAGAAGAAGGGAAGAGACAAACCCCGGGCAGGAGGGGAGCGATCTGAACCCCCCGTGTGTGCTCTGCAACCCCGGAGCCTCCGGCTGGCACCGGCGGAGCCCATCGGGGCTCACGGCCGGGGAACAGCCGGGAACGAGCTGGGGCTGCGGGGAGAGGCAGTGCTCGAGCCCACCGTGAGCACAGCCCCGGGGCTGGCATTGCAAACGCAGCCCCTTCCGagcccgggcacagccccggggctggCATTGCAAACCCAGCCTattcccagcctgggcacagccccggggctggctctgcccctcacaccccaaacccagcccagcctgagcccagctctgcccctcacaccccaaacccagccccccTGCTCAGCCCGGGGCTTGGAGTGGTTTCCAGAATTGTATCCCGAGTCAGGAGGGCTGAGGATGTTTCCAGGGAGTCGTTTCCACGAGGATGTGAGGATCACGGTGGAGACAGCCAGGGGTGGATTGGCACCGGGGCAGCAAG GTCCCCTCGCCGACAGGCCCCTGCTGGAGGTGAGGCTGGGCGAGCTGCACACCTGGATCAGCACCTGCAGCTTCtctgcccaggggctgctgggagcAGCGCAGAGAG CCTGGGGCAGTTACTGTGCCAAGTACATCCACGTGAAGCAGGGGGGACCTGCTGGAATCTCCATGCTCCTGGCTGGCTACTGCCTGCTCAGCTATGGCTGGAACTATCAGCACTTCA AGCGGCACCGCTGGAGAAAATACCActga
- the CDC42EP4 gene encoding cdc42 effector protein 4: protein MPILKQLVSNSAHSKRRSRADLTAEMISAPLGDFRHTMHVGRAGDAFGDTSFLTSKAGEPAPEAGEEPGASKPGLLSRRFRSSKRSQSVTRGDRRDMLGSLRDSALFVKNAVSLPQLNEKDVDRSAGQLPKSLSSSPVKKLPEEGSPEEQQRPNGAAAGPRSPGLDERDFGDITDLPVGLAKGGAGLKHAESIMSFHIDLGPSMLGDVLSIMDKDQWEQDEDAEVEEEEEEEEGEAAPPGSPLAAPPSQSPARGAGGRSPRDSSPVSSCPSERSPVPRPPSQRGAAPKRPDKEFSFADEDDDEIRV from the coding sequence ATGCCCATCCTCAAGCAGCTCGTGTCCAACTCGGCGCACTCCAAGCGCCGCTCGCGCGCCGACCTGACGGCCGAGATGATCAGCGCTCCCCTGGGCGATTTCCGCCACACCATGCACGTGGGGCGCGCCGGCGACGCCTTCGGGGACACCTCCTTCCTCACCAGCAAGGCCGGGGAGCCGGCGCCGGAGGCGGGAGAGGAGCCCGGAGCCTCCAAGCCGGGCCTGCTGTCGCGGCGCTTCCGCAGCAGCAAGCGCTCGCAGTCGGTGACGCGCGGCGACCGGCGGGACATGCTGGGCTCGCTGCGCGACTCGGCGCTCTTCGTCAAGAACGCCGTGTCCCTGCCGCAGCTCAACGAGAAGGACGTGGACAGGAGCGCGGGGCAGCTGCCCAAGAGCCTCTCGTCCAGCCCCGTGAAGAAGCTGCCCGAGGAGGGCAGCCCCGAGGAGCAGCAGCGCCCCAACGGagcggccgcggggccgcggAGCCCCGGCCTGGACGAGCGCGACTTCGGGGACATCACGGACCTGCCCGTGGGGCTGGCCAAGGGCGGCGCGGGCTTGAAGCACGCCGAGTCCATCATGTCCTTCCACATCGACCTGGGGCCCTCCATGCTCGGCGACGTGCTGAGcatcatggataaggatcagtggGAGCAGGACGAAGACGCCGaggtggaagaggaggaggaggaggaggaaggggaggccGCCCCGCCTGGCTCCCCGCTGGCGGCCCCGCCGAGCCAGAGCCCGGCCCGTGGTGCCGGTGGCcgcagccccagggacagcagcccgGTGTCCAGCTGCCCCTCGGAgcgcagccctgtgcccaggccgCCGAGCCAGCGGGGAGCGGCCCCGAAACGCCCCGACAAGGAGTTCTCGTTCgccgatgaggatgatgatgagatCCGGGTATAG